From a single Streptomyces sp. NBC_00377 genomic region:
- a CDS encoding DUF5996 family protein: MDLFPPVPLAEWRDTKETLHRFAQIVGKIRLAASARRNHWWNVPFHVTGRGITTRPMGQVDGNPIFTLDFDFVDHRLVVMTLDGEERSVPLPGQSVASFYDQTLAALAALGIRADIAIPRPFDLPDTGRPFIEDTEHAVYDPVAANRYWRVLSQVASVLEEFAAGFSGKTSSVHHFWHTFDIAHSRFSGRRVDQPGQVDPVTREAYSAEVISFGFWFGDDTFAEPAFYSYTAPEPIGLAEAPLSPASAQWVAKGDSHLAVLRYDTARAEADPRAAVLAFYESAYQAGAKRAGWDIAALACPGGITDPVRHS, encoded by the coding sequence ATGGATCTGTTCCCGCCGGTGCCGCTGGCGGAGTGGCGGGACACCAAGGAGACGCTGCACCGCTTCGCACAGATCGTCGGCAAGATCCGCTTGGCCGCGAGCGCCCGGCGCAACCACTGGTGGAACGTCCCGTTCCATGTCACTGGGCGCGGTATCACCACCCGTCCGATGGGTCAGGTCGACGGGAATCCGATCTTCACGCTCGACTTCGACTTCGTCGACCACCGGCTCGTTGTCATGACGCTGGACGGCGAAGAGCGGTCCGTTCCGCTTCCGGGCCAGTCCGTCGCGTCCTTCTACGACCAGACCCTGGCCGCTCTGGCAGCGCTGGGCATCCGAGCAGACATCGCCATTCCCAGGCCCTTCGATCTGCCTGACACCGGCCGGCCGTTCATTGAGGACACCGAGCACGCGGTCTACGACCCGGTGGCCGCGAACCGCTACTGGCGGGTGCTGAGCCAGGTTGCGTCCGTGCTCGAGGAGTTCGCGGCGGGCTTCTCGGGGAAGACCAGCTCGGTGCACCACTTCTGGCACACCTTCGACATCGCCCACAGCCGGTTCTCCGGGCGCCGGGTCGACCAGCCCGGGCAGGTCGACCCGGTCACTCGGGAGGCGTACTCCGCGGAAGTGATCAGCTTCGGCTTCTGGTTCGGCGACGACACCTTTGCCGAGCCCGCGTTCTACTCGTACACCGCGCCCGAGCCCATTGGCCTGGCCGAAGCGCCGCTCAGCCCGGCGTCCGCGCAGTGGGTGGCGAAGGGCGACAGCCACCTGGCCGTGCTGCGCTACGACACGGCCCGCGCCGAGGCCGATCCACGTGCCGCCGTGCTCGCCTTCTACGAAAGCGCCTACCAGGCCGGGGCCAAACGCGCCGGATGGGACATCGCGGCGCTTGCGTGCCCCGGCGGAATCACGGACCCGGTCCGTCACTCCTGA
- a CDS encoding DUF6480 family protein encodes MTTPDPDPRRTPGVGPGGDVPPGETPPAEGGTYGISYPVPELRKGWGPMPLTLILVVVAMVAIGLIAMVVALVA; translated from the coding sequence ATGACGACTCCTGATCCCGACCCGCGGCGAACTCCGGGAGTCGGGCCAGGCGGCGATGTACCACCCGGTGAAACGCCACCCGCCGAGGGAGGCACCTACGGCATCTCCTATCCCGTGCCTGAACTGCGCAAGGGATGGGGACCGATGCCGCTCACCCTGATCCTGGTCGTGGTGGCGATGGTAGCGATCGGGCTGATCGCCATGGTG
- a CDS encoding DUF6766 family protein yields the protein MRRFVGDNGITLGFGLAFLLALAGQAIALTTDGLAQIGFLDYPASSDFAVDVTENWQSEYLQFFLYIFATVWLLQRGSPESKEMQKAGPESDEDQRVGEHAGPDSPRWAAVGGVRQAVFSRSLGLVMAALFLLSWLAQSIGGVAAYNEQQLRQLQAPIGWTQYVVSADFWSRSLQNWQSELLAVASMAILSVYLRQRGSPESKPVGTPHTSTGVEG from the coding sequence ATGCGCCGCTTTGTAGGGGACAACGGCATAACGCTGGGTTTCGGCTTGGCCTTCCTGCTCGCCCTGGCCGGGCAGGCGATCGCGCTCACCACCGACGGCCTCGCGCAGATCGGCTTCCTCGACTACCCGGCGTCCTCGGACTTCGCCGTGGACGTGACGGAGAACTGGCAGTCGGAGTACCTGCAGTTCTTCCTGTACATCTTCGCCACCGTCTGGCTGCTGCAACGCGGCTCACCGGAGTCGAAGGAGATGCAGAAGGCCGGCCCTGAATCGGATGAGGACCAGCGGGTCGGCGAGCACGCGGGCCCGGACTCCCCACGCTGGGCGGCAGTGGGCGGAGTGCGCCAGGCGGTGTTCTCCCGGTCGCTCGGCCTGGTGATGGCCGCGCTGTTCCTTCTGTCCTGGCTGGCTCAGTCCATCGGGGGCGTCGCCGCCTACAACGAGCAGCAGCTGAGGCAGCTGCAAGCCCCTATCGGGTGGACGCAGTACGTCGTGTCCGCCGACTTCTGGAGCCGCAGCCTGCAGAACTGGCAGTCCGAGCTGCTGGCCGTTGCATCCATGGCCATCCTCTCCGTCTACCTGCGCCAGCGTGGTTCCCCGGAGTCCAAACCTGTGGGCACCCCCCACACCTCCACCGGCGTCGAGGGATGA
- a CDS encoding plasmid stabilization protein: MPQGSSAKRERQYEHIKESAEKRGTSKGRAKEIAARTVNKERARSGESKTASKTSTRDPKSAPQRGGERSHRGAQGPTKDQLYAEAKKRGISGRSSMNKKELANALGR, translated from the coding sequence ATGCCGCAGGGCTCCAGCGCGAAGCGTGAGCGTCAGTACGAGCACATCAAGGAGAGCGCCGAGAAACGCGGTACCTCCAAGGGCCGTGCGAAAGAGATCGCGGCGCGCACCGTGAACAAGGAACGGGCGCGCTCCGGCGAGTCGAAGACAGCGAGCAAGACGTCCACCCGGGACCCGAAGTCCGCTCCGCAGCGCGGCGGTGAGCGCTCGCACCGCGGCGCTCAGGGGCCGACGAAGGACCAGCTGTACGCGGAGGCGAAGAAGCGCGGCATCAGCGGCCGTTCGTCGATGAACAAGAAGGAATTGGCCAACGCTCTGGGGCGCTGA
- a CDS encoding YceI family protein → MTVKIPELTGDYVLDPAHTRIGFVARHAMVTKVRGAFHQFEGTAHLDGADPTRSTAQVVIKAESIDTGVEQRDQHLRTNDFLDPPKFPDITFRSTAVEPRSDTEYRVTGDLTIKDTTRPVTVDFEYTGNAVDPYGNLRVGLEGSVTISRKEFGVTWNAALEGGGVLVGDKIVLEFDISAIKQG, encoded by the coding sequence ATGACCGTCAAAATCCCTGAACTCACCGGGGACTACGTCCTCGACCCCGCCCACACCCGGATCGGCTTCGTCGCCCGCCACGCCATGGTGACCAAAGTCCGCGGCGCGTTCCACCAGTTCGAAGGCACCGCCCACCTGGACGGCGCCGATCCGACCCGGTCCACCGCCCAGGTGGTGATCAAGGCCGAGAGCATCGACACCGGCGTCGAACAGCGCGACCAGCACCTGCGCACCAACGACTTCCTGGACCCTCCCAAATTCCCCGACATCACCTTCCGCAGCACCGCGGTCGAGCCTCGCTCCGACACCGAATACCGAGTCACCGGCGACCTGACCATCAAGGACACCACCCGCCCGGTCACCGTCGACTTCGAGTACACCGGCAACGCCGTCGACCCGTACGGCAACCTGCGGGTCGGCCTGGAAGGATCGGTGACCATCTCGCGCAAGGAATTCGGCGTGACCTGGAACGCGGCCCTTGAAGGCGGCGGCGTGCTGGTCGGCGACAAGATCGTCCTGGAGTTCGACATCTCCGCGATCAAACAGGGCTAG
- a CDS encoding CBS domain-containing protein: MTQHVSDVMTSALVTVEPQASVTAVARRMRDENIGAVLVTDGEQLRGLVSDRDLVVRALAEGGDLNNMTVAEACSEDLVTVGPDDDLTLAVEVMREHSVRRVPVIDEEQHPVGIVSLGDLAIERDSGSALGDISAARSNQ; the protein is encoded by the coding sequence ATGACCCAGCATGTCAGCGACGTCATGACGAGCGCCCTGGTGACCGTCGAGCCGCAGGCCTCGGTGACGGCTGTGGCCCGGAGGATGCGGGACGAGAACATCGGCGCCGTTCTCGTCACCGACGGCGAGCAGCTGCGTGGCCTGGTCAGCGACCGTGACCTGGTGGTGCGCGCGCTGGCTGAAGGCGGCGACCTAAACAACATGACCGTGGCCGAAGCGTGCAGCGAGGATCTCGTCACGGTGGGGCCCGACGACGATCTGACTCTCGCGGTCGAAGTGATGCGCGAGCATTCCGTCCGCCGTGTCCCGGTGATCGATGAAGAGCAGCATCCGGTGGGCATCGTCTCCCTGGGTGACCTGGCCATCGAGCGCGACTCCGGGTCTGCCCTCGGCGACATCAGCGCCGCGCGGTCGAACCAGTAG
- a CDS encoding HNH endonuclease family protein, with product MIKKLTRIAAVLTLATLPLTAPASAATAQPSSPAAGPVVMSLAPAGAQDVPLFQALEWIGEAPVSRDGYSRDLFKHWNKGLNPTDGCDTRKEVILSEAKLAPETGARCALSGGRWFSEYDQVWVTAASSLDVDHMVPLAEAWDSGASAWTAARREAYANDQGTPTSLIAVSGSSNRSKSDKDPADWLPVDAFRCEYATAWVATKPRWQLPADPAERDALTHLAEVCPDATVTYEQVPR from the coding sequence GTGATCAAGAAACTGACCCGCATCGCCGCCGTACTCACCCTCGCCACGCTGCCCCTCACTGCCCCGGCCTCCGCAGCAACGGCCCAGCCGTCATCTCCTGCCGCAGGTCCGGTTGTCATGTCGCTGGCGCCTGCTGGCGCGCAGGATGTGCCGCTGTTCCAGGCCCTGGAGTGGATCGGCGAGGCGCCCGTGAGCCGGGACGGCTACAGCCGGGACCTGTTCAAGCACTGGAACAAAGGCCTCAACCCCACCGACGGGTGCGACACCCGCAAGGAAGTCATCCTGTCCGAGGCCAAGCTCGCCCCGGAGACCGGAGCACGGTGCGCACTGTCGGGCGGGCGCTGGTTCTCGGAGTACGACCAGGTGTGGGTGACCGCGGCGTCCTCGCTCGACGTCGACCACATGGTCCCGCTCGCCGAGGCGTGGGACTCCGGGGCGTCGGCGTGGACGGCCGCCCGGCGTGAGGCGTACGCCAACGACCAGGGAACACCGACCTCGTTGATCGCGGTCTCGGGCAGTTCCAACCGTTCCAAGAGCGACAAGGACCCCGCCGACTGGCTGCCCGTCGACGCCTTCCGCTGCGAGTACGCGACCGCCTGGGTGGCCACCAAGCCGCGCTGGCAGCTGCCCGCCGACCCGGCCGAACGCGACGCCCTCACCCACCTCGCGGAAGTCTGCCCGGACGCCACCGTCACCTACGAGCAGGTACCGAGGTGA
- a CDS encoding DUF5133 domain-containing protein: MPTHVRHAENGSEQTRQRMDDVAYTLCVSTGTRDIDTALIAARHQLPGARAKDDSLLTA, from the coding sequence ATGCCGACCCACGTCCGGCACGCCGAGAACGGCAGCGAGCAGACCCGCCAGCGGATGGACGACGTCGCCTACACGCTGTGCGTATCGACCGGCACCCGCGACATCGACACCGCCCTCATCGCCGCCCGCCACCAACTGCCCGGAGCCCGCGCCAAGGACGACTCCCTCCTCACCGCCTGA